One window of the Cotesia glomerata isolate CgM1 linkage group LG10, MPM_Cglom_v2.3, whole genome shotgun sequence genome contains the following:
- the LOC123273394 gene encoding uncharacterized protein LOC123273394: protein MFQENSIVVLKLNSLPEVPRLVKSRNTTMLLKSINKNVEDLSLGDLLNFHELLAQKPNRVFVENLSFNVVNDNTTVASISYKYSKCYKFHENAIPNIMSQEINVFEEQIKRQNYGVNFSYLNEQTICLKITICTNIRNQKLNFPWKVIKLNQHANDEFKEYISENDNIMVIYSENNEIHFVRRTGRGNCLFQAFIYPLEFVNHLDNSTFKDPPIYTGRILSATKNRTLEKWTENLCDNDLRNKFNDENNKTLISKIIGEMDKSNHSLINLYVDELF, encoded by the exons atgTTTCAGGAGAATTCTATAGTGgttctaaaattaaattcactgcCTGAGGTACCACGTCTCGTTAAATCGCGAAATACAACAATGTTATTAAAgtcaatcaataaaaatgtagAAGATTTGAGTCTAGGCGATCTATTAAATTTCCATGAATTACTTGCTCAAAAGCCCAACCGtgtttttgtagaaaatttatcatttaatgtCGTTAATGATAATACTACAGTCGCTTCTATATCATACAAATACTCGAAATGTTACAAGTTTCATGAAAATGCGATTCCAAATATCATGTCTCAAGAAATTAACGTTTTTGAAGAACAAATCAAACGTCAAAATTACggagttaatttttcatatctaaATGAGCAAACAATATGTTTGAAAATAACTATTTGCACTAACATTAGAAATCAAAAGTTAAATTTCCCATGGAAAGTAATAAAGTTGAACCAACACGCAAATGATGAATTTAAAGAATATATTTCTGAAAATGATAACATTATGGTGATTTATTcagaaaataatgaaattcatTTTGTACGACGTACGGGCAGGGGCAATTGCTTATTTCAG GCATTCATATATCCCCTTGAATTTGTCAACCACTTGGACAATTCAACATTTAAAGATCCTCCAATTTATACGGGTAGAATTTTATCAGCAACTAAAAACCGTACTCTCGAAAAATGGACAGAAAATTTATGTGACAATGATTTGAGAAACAAATTTAATGACGAAAACAATAAgactttaatttcaaaaattatcggTGAAATGGATAAAAGCAAtcattctttaataaatttatacgtAGATGAGCtgttttga
- the LOC123273222 gene encoding uncharacterized protein LOC123273222 — MCEIKNKVPILIFNFIVIVVTNLDAIKITLIELSVGDTLNIHDLSFNSVEKIGDLFKGYNRNKFIKNVSYPDNSFAFEILKQPCLSLESLQLYSYQQIWVKKGKKSTSLPFSYFDTNSLGIPEYYLNNRYIYGIVQICRAIKSSELNIRVIDKADLPNIKQGVYNKVLSNSTAVFRLKQYNETHYVSLITTGNCIYQVYVNHHKFCNTNSNFNPQKIDNFFESSVYQSFIMSANNNQSIDNWINDYYTQSDLYYSLHSFSNFSKQTQLEIFNHLGNDVVINLELQPLLKLPRTKNKIRRTNRHKSLNQLQIGDIIDTKDLEKTDSHLNVDHKLYELLQHYSTIPFINYNFTDCINYKNSEKIDFKLMNNMDSLDGHSTSKFYERINVFEEIAKRKHYGVKREYLNEAYKCIKTTICSEFEVWKLDTAFSNIINLNGKMINYKNYIFDRENIILTYGRDKTHYVIRTESGNCLFQAVIFPAASNNADFSNPLYAGRIISASNDSVLENWVENYLDNRKRNLFNIKQDILAQMTIVEKLKNINFVLINIYLDRIL; from the exons ATgtgtgaaataaaaaataaggtacctatattgatatttaattttattgtgattGTTGTGACAAATCTCGATgcaattaaaataactttgattGAATTATCTGTCGGTGATACACTAAATATACATGATTTGAGTTTTAACTCAGTCGAAAAAATCGGTGACTTGTTCAAAGGCTACAATAggaataaattcataaaaaatgtatcataTCCTGATAATAGTTTTGCTTTTGAGATTTTGAAACAACCATGTTTATCTCTAGAATCATTGCAGCTGTACAGTTATCAACAAATTTGGGtcaaaaaaggaaaaaaatcgACATCATTACCTTTCAGTTATTTTGATACTAATAGTTTAGGTATTCCTgagtattatttaaataatcgttATATCTACGGTATTGTTCAAATTTGTCGTGCAATTAAATCATCTGAATTAAATATAAGAGTTATTGATAAAGCTGATTTACCGAATATTAAACAAGGAGTCTATAATAAAGTCTTATCTAATTCAACAGCTGTTTTTCGTTTGAAACAATACAATGAAACTCATTACGTATCATTAATTACCACCGGAAATTGTATTTATCAA gTCTATGTAAATCATCATAAATTTTGTAACACTAACAGTAATTTTAACCCtcaaaaaatagataatttttttgaatcttcGGTCTACCAAAGTTTCATTATGTCTGCAAATAATAATCAATCTATTGATAACTGGATCAATGATTATTATACTCAATCTGACTTGTATTATTCCTTGCACtcattttctaatttttcaaaGCAAACACAGCTAGAGATTTTTAATCATCTTGGAAATGACGTTGTAATAAACCTTGAGTTACAGCCATTGCTCAAATTACCGcgaacaaaaaacaaaattagaCGGACAAATCGTCATAAATCATTGAATCAATTACAAATTGGTGATATTATAGACACAAAAGATTTGGAAAAAACCGATTCGCATTTAAATGTCGATCATAAATTATATGAGTTATTACAGCATTACTCAACAATACCATTTATAAACTACAATTTTACTGATTGTATAAACTacaaaaattccgaaaaaattgatttcaaaTTGATGAATAATATGGATTCACTTGATGGTCACTCAACCTCCAAATTTTATGAAAgaataaatgtttttgaagaaattgcTAAAAGAAAACACTACGGAGTAAAACGCGAATACTTAAATGAAGCTTATAAGTGTATAAAAACTACTATTTGCTCAGAATTTGAAGTATGGAAATTAGATACTGCGTTTTCTAACATTATCAATCTGAACggtaaaatgattaattataagaattatATTTTCGACAGagaaaacattattttaacttatGGTAGAGATAAAACGCACTACGTTATACGTACTGAGAGCGGCAATTGTTTATTCcag gCTGTTATTTTTCCCGCAGCATCTAATAATGCCGATTTTTCGAATCCATTGTACGCAGGACGGATAATATCAGCCAGTAATGATTCCGTGCTTGAAAATTGGGTGGAAAACTATCTCGATAACAGaaaaagaaatctttttaatattaaacaggACATTTTAGCCCAAATGActatagttgaaaaattgaaaaatataaattttgttttgataaatatttatctagaCAGAATATTATAA